Proteins from a single region of Candidatus Methylacidiphilales bacterium:
- a CDS encoding tetratricopeptide repeat protein: protein MNPATPARLSKASLMLLGVLLWAGTACVRSNDALNPAPAISPPQAVDLLDEDFKQPEPQKSTEPANRLKRAQAAAAFALGQKLENEQRFQQALERYQQSAEVDPDYLPTYSRIALIYLKTDQIQTATQYLEAKIKTHPNAARLHSLLAYCYQESNKPVEAVRQARQALSQDFTLASNYSILVKCLPSKGKKNSVLELLTQSGKYESDDASYYVRMGDIWSRLLYESGAASGAKLQELVRPFYEKAVSLDPENPHLLFQLGQLSFDMDKFDVAADYYTKAYEKNRHIPALRERLAISLLSLHQEAKAIQVLESLLEDFPERKSLYPMIAELYGRNNQWDRAAEYYQLYVQLGSPDARDYLQLADAQIRAHKPEKALASLELAAKDYSNVPEIPFLKALVLRSLNRGDESLACFSRAEELGRDKPGFCDSNFYFQYGVACEQSGGREKAAELLNKSLKLNPDNHQTLNYLGYLWAEHGENLDQAEKLISRALKLDPGNEAYLDSMGWVCFQKGNYQKALPYLEKAIQGAPDDPAVLEHLADAYYKIGQASKAIETWSKASSLAKDPKPLQAKIQQAREQSAAKP, encoded by the coding sequence GTGAACCCAGCAACCCCAGCCCGCCTGTCAAAAGCCAGTCTGATGCTGCTTGGCGTGCTGTTATGGGCCGGGACTGCCTGTGTCAGATCCAATGACGCGCTGAATCCGGCCCCTGCCATCTCACCCCCGCAAGCGGTTGACCTTCTCGATGAGGATTTCAAACAACCAGAACCCCAAAAATCCACCGAACCCGCCAACCGCCTCAAACGGGCGCAGGCCGCCGCCGCATTTGCCCTCGGGCAAAAACTCGAGAATGAGCAGCGCTTCCAGCAGGCTCTCGAACGCTATCAACAGTCTGCGGAAGTCGACCCGGATTATCTGCCGACGTACAGCCGAATCGCCCTCATTTATCTCAAAACAGATCAAATACAAACAGCCACGCAATATCTTGAAGCAAAGATCAAGACACACCCCAATGCCGCAAGGCTCCATTCCCTGCTCGCCTATTGCTACCAGGAATCCAACAAGCCGGTGGAAGCAGTTCGGCAGGCCCGGCAGGCCCTTTCACAGGATTTCACCCTGGCAAGCAATTATAGCATTTTGGTGAAATGCCTTCCCTCCAAAGGCAAAAAAAATTCGGTCCTGGAGCTGCTGACCCAGTCCGGGAAATATGAATCGGACGATGCTTCCTACTATGTGCGTATGGGTGATATCTGGAGCAGACTCCTCTACGAAAGCGGCGCCGCCTCGGGCGCCAAACTTCAGGAACTGGTGCGGCCCTTTTATGAAAAGGCGGTCAGTCTGGATCCCGAAAATCCGCACCTGCTCTTTCAACTGGGCCAATTGTCGTTCGATATGGACAAGTTTGACGTTGCAGCCGATTATTACACCAAGGCCTACGAAAAAAACCGCCACATCCCGGCCCTGCGCGAACGCCTGGCCATCTCACTGCTGTCCCTCCACCAGGAGGCAAAAGCCATCCAGGTGCTGGAAAGCCTGCTGGAAGATTTTCCCGAACGCAAAAGTCTGTACCCCATGATCGCCGAGTTGTACGGTCGAAACAACCAATGGGACCGGGCCGCCGAATATTACCAGCTTTATGTGCAGCTCGGCTCGCCGGACGCCAGGGATTACTTGCAACTCGCTGACGCTCAAATCCGGGCGCATAAGCCCGAAAAAGCCCTCGCCAGCCTTGAATTGGCGGCCAAGGACTATTCCAACGTGCCGGAGATCCCGTTCCTGAAGGCGCTGGTTCTGCGCTCCCTGAATCGCGGGGACGAATCGCTGGCCTGCTTTTCCAGGGCGGAGGAACTCGGGCGCGACAAACCGGGGTTTTGCGATTCCAATTTCTATTTCCAATACGGCGTGGCCTGCGAACAGAGCGGCGGACGCGAAAAAGCAGCCGAACTCCTCAATAAATCGCTCAAACTAAACCCCGACAACCATCAAACACTCAATTACCTCGGCTACCTGTGGGCGGAACACGGGGAAAATCTGGATCAAGCGGAAAAACTCATCAGCCGCGCCTTGAAACTCGATCCCGGGAACGAAGCCTATCTCGACAGCATGGGCTGGGTCTGTTTCCAGAAAGGCAATTACCAAAAGGCCCTGCCCTACCTCGAGAAAGCCATCCAGGGCGCCCCGGACGATCCTGCTGTGCTTGAACATTTGGCCGACGCGTATTACAAGATCGGCCAGGCCAGCAAAGCCATTGAAACCTGGTCGAAAGCCTCCTCCCTCGCAAAAGACCCCAAGCCGCTCCAGGCCAAGATCCAGCAGGCGCGAGAACAATCCGCCGCCAAGCCCTGA